TTGGTCATGAAGTTCTCAAATTCTTTCCCAAGAAAACTCCTCAGAAATGCCAGCTGAATCACCTGATACCATGATCTCGACTCCAGCTTTTTCCCACAAATAGTTGGACGTGCCATCGGGCTATGAAGAGTCTCGAAGTACTCCACAGCATTTGAGTTCATGTGAAGACTGCTCAGTTTCTCCAAAACCATCAACCTGAGTGTCTCTCGCAGCTGTGAGTACGGCAAGGTTGAATCAGTTGCTCCATTCCAGAATTTGTCAAGAGCATCGATCTCGAAGATAAGTGCTAGTGCTGCGCATGCTGCAACATGAACTTTTATATCATCGTTATTGTCCAACAAGTCCATGAAGAATGAAATTGCACCTCTCCAATACGCATGGTTCAGTCGCCATCCTTCCATGCTTGTAAGAAGAAAACACCAAGAATTTATTGCAGCAACAAGAATCTCCTGCGATTGCTTCTTTCGGTTGATCACATCATTACTGTTGGATTCAGATTTGAGATTTATCAAGAAGTCCCAAATAACCTTCATTGCAACTTGAGTCTCCTCTGCGTTAATCGCACCAAAAAAGGAAACAACGCCCAAGCATTCTAGCATCTTCGTTGTGTTGGTTCCAGCCTTCTTTAGACAAGAACTGGTGGAAGCTGCAGCAAGAAACTCCCTGTAGATCTCAGCAATCTTTTCTTCGCAATCCACGATGATTGAGAGCAACCCAATTACTTGCAATGCATTCTGAACCTCTTTGGTAGAGCCTTTCTTCACACCACTTAAGCATCGGTAGAGAAGTTCCACGACATATCTCTTTTTCAGGTCGTCATGATCCAAATCTTGGTTCAGCAGTGCAATAACTCCGGCCAATGCCT
This genomic interval from Argentina anserina chromosome 1, drPotAnse1.1, whole genome shotgun sequence contains the following:
- the LOC126793872 gene encoding uncharacterized protein LOC126793872 produces the protein MMMRGNNRSSSGPSNCVRRKSSSSSNFKASRQKVAPPKKRDVHSTLMQQGIIQRVDTKQLIEKLDDREIPGSLKRQIKREIETRQHEEDEAVAAAAAAVILEQTPQLPPQPATASPWLIDKLYDKRGPERAKALAGVIALLNQDLDHDDLKKRYVVELLYRCLSGVKKGSTKEVQNALQVIGLLSIIVDCEEKIAEIYREFLAAASTSSCLKKAGTNTTKMLECLGVVSFFGAINAEETQVAMKVIWDFLINLKSESNSNDVINRKKQSQEILVAAINSWCFLLTSMEGWRLNHAYWRGAISFFMDLLDNNDDIKVHVAACAALALIFEIDALDKFWNGATDSTLPYSQLRETLRLMVLEKLSSLHMNSNAVEYFETLHSPMARPTICGKKLESRSWYQVIQLAFLRSFLGKEFENFMTKEKKLQSFFEFNPNSNNNVGAELFVPTVEEIMIKMIIPEGGDSQTMTAEQRKKERALRASIQGKAKTQLRTKHRLMSEALNCCDC